The proteins below come from a single Bubalus kerabau isolate K-KA32 ecotype Philippines breed swamp buffalo chromosome 19, PCC_UOA_SB_1v2, whole genome shotgun sequence genomic window:
- the INSM2 gene encoding insulinoma-associated protein 2, which produces MPRGFLVKRIKRTGGSYRVRLAERVFPHFPRPPGTPPFPEEASSAPQPGVEREAHPSPEEEAARELSGSSCRAARVSPAAGGREGAEWRADGREGPGPSPSPTKPAGVELRRAFLERCLSSPVSAESFPGGAAAVASFSCSVAPAAAPTSGEQFLLPLRAPFPEPALHPEPALHPDPAPLSATLHGLKRATGGERRAKAPSGCASGPAAAGVKKPKAMRKLSFADEVTTSPVLGLKIKEEEPGAPSRGPGGSRTPLGEFICQLCKEQYADPFALAQHRCSRIVRVEYRCPECDKVFSCPANLASHRRWHKPRPAAANAATISSADGKLPPSSSSPDSGTVASFLAEGKENSRAERTEDQHPRARDSSGTEQHQDSAPQPGLQVLSHPEPPLPQLPYTAGVLGRRVPEPGSASGVGGPEIFVCPYCHKKFRRQAYLRKHLGTHEAGSARALGPCFGSERGGPLAFACPLCGAHFPSADIRDKHRLWHAVRDELLLPALAGAPRDAPNPGGAPDGDAQQIFSCKHCPSTFFSSPGLTRHINKCHPSESRQVLLLQMPLRPGC; this is translated from the coding sequence ATGCCTAGGGGCTTCCTGGTAAAGAGAATTAAACGGACGGGCGGCTCTTACCGAGTGCGCCTAGCCGAGCGGGTCTTCCCCCACTTCCCCCGACCCCCGGGGACGCCGCCCTTCCCCGAGGAGGCTTCCAGTGCCCCTCAGCCCGGTGTGGAGCGGGAGGCACACCCATCTCCGGAGGAGGAGGCAGCCCGTGAACTGTCAGGGTCGTCCTGTCGGGCGGCTAGGGTGAGCCCAGCGGCGGGCGGGCGGGAAGGCGCGGAGTGGAGGGCGGATGGTAGGGAGGGTCCggggcccagccccagccccacgaAGCCGGCGGGCGTGGAACTGCGCAGGGCGTTCCTGGAGCGCTGCCTCAGCTCACCCGTCTCTGCTGAGTCCTTCCCCGGGGGCGCTGCCGCCGTGGCCTCTTTCTCCTGCTCGGTGGCACCAGCAGCTGCACCGACCTCGGGGGAGCAGTTCCTGCTGCCGCTCCGGGCACCGTTCCCGGAGCCCGCGCTCCATCCGGAGCCCGCGCTCCATCCGGACCCCGCGCCCCTCTCGGCCACCTTGCACGGCCTGAAGCGGGCCACCGGCGGCGAGCGCCGCGCCAAGGCTCCTTCAGGCTGCGCATCTGGGCCCGCGGCCGCCGGAGTCAAGAAACCAAAGGCCATGAGGAAGTTGAGCTTCGCCGATGAAGTCACCACGTCCCCTGTTCTGGGCCTGAAGATCAAGGAGGAGGAGCCCGGGGCGCCGTCCCGGGGCCCCGGGGGCAGCCGCACGCCGCTGGGGGAGTTCATCTGCCAGCTGTGCAAGGAGCAGTACGCAGACCCCTTCGCTCTGGCTCAGCACCGCTGCTCCCGCATCGTGCGCGTCGAGTACCGCTGCCCCGAGTGCGACAAGGTCTTCAGCTGCCCTGCGAACCTCGCCTCCCATCGCCGCTGGCACAAACCGCGTCCCGCAGCGGCCAATGCAGCCACGATCTCCTCGGCCGACGGGAAGCTGCCCCCATCGTCGTCCTCCCCGGATTCCGGGACTGTCGCATCTTTCCTGGCCGAGGGGAAGGAGAACAGCCGGGCGGAGCGAACTGAGGATCAGCACCCACGGGCCAGGGACAGCTCCGGGACGGAGCAGCACCAGGACAGCGCCCCACAGCCCGGCCTCCAGGTGCTGTCCCACCCCGAGCCTCCGCTTCCTCAGCTCCCTTATACGGCGGGGGTGTTGGGGCGCCGGGTGCCTGAGCCCGGCAGTGCCAGTGGTGTCGGGGGACCCGAGATCTTCGTGTGTCCATATTGCCACAAAAAGTTCCGTCGCCAAGCCTATCTGCGCAAGCACCTGGGCACTCACGAGGCTGGCTCGGCCCGCGCGCTCGGCCCCTGCTTTGGCTCGGAACGCGGCGGCCCCCTGGCCTTCGCTTGCCCGCTGTGCGGGGCGCACTTCCCGTCGGCAGACATCAGGGACAAACACCGGCTGTGGCATGCGGTCCGCGACGAGCTGCTCCTGCCCGCTCTGGCCGGGGCGCCTCGCGATGCACCGAACCCAGGCGGGGCACCCGACGGGGATGCTCAGCAGATTTTCTCGTGCAAGCACTGCCCGTCCACTTTTTTTAGCTCCCCGGGGCTGACCCGGCACATCAATAAGTGCCACCCCTCAGAAAGTCGGCAGGTACTGCTGCTGCAGATGCCGCTGCGGCCGGGCTGCTGA